The Bifidobacteriaceae bacterium genome includes a region encoding these proteins:
- a CDS encoding PH domain-containing protein — translation MGFNPSELAAGEYVIFHARAHWKVLVAPVLVLIVAVTCWLVFWLKVIPEANSWNWARWAVAALAAAAVVIWTIAPIVRWACRTDTLTNYRLISREGVFKREGRDIPMDRVHAVSYQQTFIERLLGAGTLHVQTAAQQSDVALDDVAHVKRRQLQINEQLLDRDFEAVAPDSAAGRSAERASGRFAAEDDGEDNEPERH, via the coding sequence ATGGGATTCAATCCGTCTGAACTGGCCGCCGGCGAATACGTCATCTTCCACGCCCGCGCCCACTGGAAAGTACTGGTCGCGCCGGTGCTGGTGTTGATCGTCGCGGTGACTTGCTGGCTGGTCTTCTGGTTGAAGGTGATCCCGGAGGCGAACAGCTGGAACTGGGCCCGCTGGGCGGTGGCGGCCCTGGCGGCGGCGGCGGTGGTGATTTGGACCATCGCGCCGATTGTCCGCTGGGCGTGCCGCACCGACACGCTGACCAACTACCGCCTGATCTCCCGGGAGGGCGTCTTCAAGCGGGAGGGCCGCGACATCCCGATGGATCGGGTGCACGCGGTCTCCTACCAGCAGACCTTCATCGAGCGGCTGCTCGGGGCGGGCACGCTGCACGTGCAAACGGCCGCCCAGCAATCGGACGTGGCGCTGGACGACGTGGCCCACGTCAAACGCCGCCAACTCCAGATCAACGAGCAACTGCTCGACCGCGACTTCGAGGCGGTCGCCCCCGATTCGGCGGCCGGGCGGTCGGCCGAGCGGGCCTCAGGCCGATTCGCTGCCGAGGACGACGGCGAAGACAACGAACCCGAAAGGCACTGA
- the dxr gene encoding 1-deoxy-D-xylulose-5-phosphate reductoisomerase, whose protein sequence is MRQRTVTLLGSTGSIGRQAVDVISRHPDRFRVRVLAAGGSRPDAFARQVAALRPALVALPADDAVAAVEAELAALGEGWPGGCEIVAGPVGTSIIAGSGTDVVLNGITGAAGLEPTLAALRAGSTLALANKESLVIGGALVKSAVQREGQIVPVDSEHSAIAQCLRSGRAGEVERLILTASGGPFRGRGRAELAGVTPAQALDHPTWKMGPVVTINSSTLVNKALELIEAHLLFDVPPDRIDVVVHPQSIIHSMVQFRDGAIIAQASPPDMRLPIALALAWPDRLGDVISPVDFAGQSAWTFEPVDNQTFPALDLARRALAESPLHPAVLNGANEVAVQAFLAGRIGYLGIVETVAEVVGRFVSTLPPGRTPTLDQVIWADGWARQAASALVEGTEAWQ, encoded by the coding sequence ATGCGCCAGCGCACCGTCACGCTCTTGGGGTCGACCGGTTCGATCGGCCGCCAGGCCGTCGACGTCATCTCGCGCCACCCCGACCGTTTCCGGGTCCGGGTTTTGGCGGCCGGCGGGTCGCGCCCGGACGCCTTCGCCCGGCAAGTCGCGGCGCTCCGTCCCGCGCTTGTCGCTTTGCCAGCCGACGATGCCGTCGCCGCGGTCGAGGCCGAACTGGCCGCCTTGGGGGAGGGCTGGCCAGGCGGCTGTGAAATCGTGGCCGGACCGGTGGGAACCTCCATAATCGCCGGCAGCGGCACCGACGTGGTGCTGAACGGGATCACCGGCGCGGCCGGGCTGGAGCCAACGCTGGCGGCCCTGCGCGCGGGGTCCACGTTGGCGCTGGCGAACAAAGAGTCGCTGGTCATTGGCGGGGCGCTGGTCAAGAGCGCGGTCCAACGCGAGGGACAGATTGTGCCCGTCGACTCGGAGCATTCGGCGATCGCCCAATGCCTGAGGTCGGGGCGGGCCGGCGAGGTCGAGCGGCTCATCCTGACCGCTTCCGGGGGCCCGTTCCGGGGGCGCGGGCGGGCCGAACTGGCCGGGGTCACCCCGGCCCAGGCCCTTGACCATCCGACTTGGAAGATGGGGCCGGTGGTGACCATAAACTCCTCCACCCTGGTCAACAAGGCGCTCGAGCTGATCGAGGCGCACCTGTTGTTTGACGTGCCGCCGGACCGGATCGACGTGGTGGTGCACCCGCAGTCGATCATCCACTCGATGGTTCAATTCCGGGACGGCGCGATCATTGCGCAGGCCTCCCCGCCGGACATGCGCCTGCCGATCGCTTTGGCGTTGGCCTGGCCCGACCGCTTGGGAGACGTCATCAGCCCGGTCGATTTCGCGGGACAGTCGGCCTGGACCTTCGAACCGGTCGACAACCAGACCTTCCCGGCGCTGGACCTGGCGCGGCGGGCGCTGGCCGAATCGCCCCTGCATCCGGCTGTGCTCAACGGGGCCAACGAGGTTGCCGTCCAAGCCTTCCTGGCCGGCCGGATCGGCTACTTGGGGATCGTGGAGACGGTCGCCGAAGTGGTCGGCCGGTTCGTTTCCACACTGCCCCCAGGAAGGACCCCTACGCTAGACCAGGTGATTTGGGCCGACGGCTGGGCGCGCCAGGCGGCGTCCGCGCTAGTGGAGGGAACTGAAGCATGGCAGTAG